A window of Fusarium falciforme chromosome 1, complete sequence genomic DNA:
CGGAATGTTGCTGCAGTCATTCGGCCGGAGCCGAGGCTCTGTTTCTGGAGGTATAAGCCATCCGGACAACAGGGGAAACCTGGTGTTGGACAGCTAGTCGGTTTTTTGATGATTTGGACTGGGTGGTGAGCTGATATGAAGGGGGCTATGTTGGTTGAGGGTTGTAAACATGGCCAGTTGCTCGGCTGTGTCTCGTTACCAGACTTCAACACCTACATGTGCTATCACTCCCAGGCTGTCAGCTATCCTAATCAAGGACAAGTCCATAGTTCGAGCTAGTCCTTGTTTCATATCCcactctctttctctctcacGCGAGTCAAAGGGATAGTTGCAGCTTCAATAGTTGCGCATGAGGAGGTTGACATGCTTGGCAGACCTCACAACAGACCCTGACTCGATATAGAGACCCCATATTGACGATACGAGTCAAGATTCCAAGTTTGGACTCGTCCAGGGGTATCAAGGATAAGCTTTGGCCCTCACTAACTCATATTTAAGTTGAGATCTTGACTCTTCCTGGTTATTTTAGGCGACGGGACCCCACGAGGTGTGGCGCAACTCTATTATGATGAACTGGAATTCAACTGACGTTAGTTCTCTCAACGCCAGGGCCGAGAGGTTTCGCTCCAGAGGTGGTTAGAAAGTAGAGCGCTTTGCTTCACATGCCCCTGGGTTGTCCGTCTTCTACCAGCGTTTATAGTCAGAGGCCTGTGATGGGCACTTTGAACAAGACACTCTCATGGAGTAAAGTCATATGAGGCAACAGAACTAGTGCCACGCTGGATATCAAGGGCGACTATAGACTACACTTTACTAGGACTTATCCAAGATACTTCTTCAACCCTCTAAGTCTCTCCTTGGCATCTTCGAGAACACTGTCCTCCTTACAGATGGCAAATCGCAAAAAGTTCTCGGCTACGTGCGAGTTCTCCGGGAGGTAGAACTCACTCGGTGGGATCGCTGCCAACCCGAGTTCCGTGATGAGAAACCAGCTCAACTTGAAATCTCGCGGCCGAGATGCAACACTGCTAGGGAACGCATAGCCCTCTGGGAACTTCAGTCTCGAAAAGTTGACAAGGACAAAGTAACCCCCCTGGGGGTCTGTGTATGGCAGGCCCAGCTCGTCGAGAACCTGGACGAAGCGTTTAATCTTGCCCTGCATCTCGTCCCGCGACTTCTCCCAGAATCCCACCCCCTCAGCCAGCTGGTAAGCCGAAGCACAGGCCTCTTGGAGCGGACTCGGACTCGAGTAGCAGATTCGCATGTGTGCCGCGGCGACGTACTTGACTAGATGCTCCGGACCGATGAGGAATCCTATCCTCCAACCCGTGGCGTAAAAAGTCTTGCCCGCGGAGCCCACCGTGAGGGTGAGGTTCCAAATCTCGGGTGAGAGCGTGGCCATGCGCTTTGAGGGAACGTACGTCAAGCTGTCGTAGACATcgtcggcgatgatgatggtgttgtgcTCAACGCACAGCTTGCCGATGGCGCTCAGCTCTTCAGTCGAGAAGACTTTTCCCACGGGATTATGGGGAGAGTTGAGCACCAGCATCCGTGCCTTTGGGCTGAATGTActcttcagcttctccatGTCCAGCTTCCAATCCCCTGAAGACGAGGTCTCCGTGTCCCCGTCTGCTGGGGGGCTCAGGGGCACATATCGAACGACGCCACCAGCCATGCGGATATTGCTGATGTACTGATCAAAGTACGGTTCAAACACAATCACCTCGTCCCCCTCTTCGACGAATGCCATAAAGGCGCTGAGTATGCCTTCGTTTGCGCCAGTGGTGATAACTACCTCGGTGTCTGGGTTGAGGTCTCGCTCCAGGCTCTTGGAGTAGTGCGAGGCGAGTGCGTTCCTGAGGCTTTGTCGGCCCTTGGCTGGGGAGTATTGATTGGCGTCGACTCGATCAAGAGCATTCTTGGCAGCATTTAATATGAATTCAGGGGGGTTATAGCCACTATCAGCTCAAGTTAGCCAGGCCTTGTAGTTAGGTTTCAATGGCACGGGGTAACATACAAGAAGCCCTGTCCCATGTTGACGACAGGTTGGACCTGGGAAAGGTTCAGCCAAGGAAGATAACATCAAGAGTGCTTGTTTATATTCTTACGGGTGACTGTGCGGCGGCATTGTTGATCATGGACCTGAAGTTAGGATCAGCCAGCGCCTATCATCATGTTGGCGATAGGTGTTGAGGCTTACCAGACATCTTCGGGTTGCTTGGCCACCCGCTGTGCCGGCCGTGGGAACTCCCTCGGAGATCTACTGTTTGAAACTGAAGTCATGTTGTAGGATGGAATACCTTTTCGAGCTTGAGTCGAGTTGACTGGTGTTAAGGGGCGTTGGACAATGTCTCAACTCCGTTGTCATGCAGCACCAGGAGGAGGGGTTCTGGAAGTGACTGAATGAGTGGTTCGAATGGTACAATAGCTCgctttattcttatttatgaGTTTCGTGTGACCTACAAGATACCGGCCCAGGGACGAACCGGACCTTGATTCACTTCCCGCCTAGAGTGTAGATGCAGCCATTGGTCTATCTTGGGATACTACATTGATGAACCAATGCCAGTCGTTGCTCATATCCGCATTGGCGGAAGAGGCACCCGGTGCTTTTCCCGACGATAAAAAGTGTATTAGCATACATTCTTTAAGCTGTGCCTCTGCCGGCATGCAGCGGGGGACAGATCTGGAGCCGATTAAACATGTTGAGAGTACGGCATCGTTGTCTGTTCTTTATGCCGACAATGGAGAACAACTGAAAGCTGCCTGTTAAACCGTGATTATCCGAACTAAAGCGTGACCAGCTGCTAACCAAATGAGCTGTGTTTTATCAGTTCAAGCTTGTCTATGCTGTGTGTTATGTGACGTGGAGATTCGCTTTATATCTTACTCCGAGAAGcatgttggtgatgctctGTTTGTGGGCAACTATTCGTGGTTTTCCTCGGTCGACTTTCCAAGGTAACGAGAGTTATATTCAGGTTAGGTTCTCCAACTAACTCGATGATGCTATCCCCTGGCTAATTCATTTCGACATTCTCATCCAATAGATTTTCCAAGGAACAACTGCCCCAAAGGTCAAGGACGCAGCATGCCAAACACATTGCAATTCcagtcctcctcatcaataTCATGACTTCCAGGATCTGGTGCAGGGTAGCTCAGCTCGTGTTGCAGAGCCCAGGCTTGGCGTTAGCAATCATTCGTGTATCAGAGTCCAAGCGCTCACGCGACCCGAGCAATTGGCTGCCGACTATCCGCCCAGACCTTGGCTGACACTTTGAATGTAGCTTGTCCTCGGGATGAGGGGGAACGTCTTGGCGAGGAGGGACGGTGAATGGAGATGTAGAcgagaagaaagaaataaatctataatttACATAAAAAGAATGAAAGAAAAATGCCAAAATTTGCAATAAAAACAACTCCTTCAATAGTCTCGACAGTGGTTAAAGTCTGGGCTTGGCAGATGGTCGAGGCGAGAGCGCCAAGCGTTCAGTGCGTCGCCTTCGCTGGCACATCCTTCCAAGGTTGGTTCGTACCGCGACTGCCCTCTCCTGTGACTGGCTGGCCCGTGACGGACTGCAAGTCGGAGCGGAGCCTTTACCCTCCCGGACCCTCCGTCAGCGCCCGCAACTTGGAACCAGCCATGCCCATCATGGGAAGGGGAGGTCCATGTTTGAAGGATGGATGGCCAAAGTGAGTGAGTGACGACGGTTGGGATCCATCTCCAGGCGAAttctctctccctctgcaTCTTCCAACGCCCGACCACCAAACGCGCAAACATCGCCCGCCTCTCGCTGCCAACGCCAGAGCCAGTTGcgctctcttcctcccccaTCGAGATGCCGTCTCTGTCCATCTGACAGGTCGTGTCCCTTCTACCTGACTTTCCGCCGCATCCTGGTCCATTCCGAAGTCGCCTCACTCCCAGATCCCGGTTCCCGCTTTTAGCCTCATCCTCAgctaccaccaccatcacccgTTGTGTTGTTTTTAACCTCGACTCGACATCCATCGCTAACCCGACCACCCATCACCCACCATGAGGCCCTTCATGGTTCCTGGCATCGCCAGGAAACTatccttcctcttcctcgcccttACCGCCGTCTCCGTCTCCGTCTCCGCCCAGCAAGatgtcaccaccaccgccgaaAGCGAGGTTCCCGAATGGGCAAAGCCTCGCGGCATGCAGCTGTCCCTGTCAACGAATCCAGGACTCCAGTTCGCCGTTATTCCCCTCACCCCGAACTTGGGCTTGAACGATACAACCGGCGTGGTTATTGATGTACGCCATTTGCCCCAGCCgacatgacgatgacgacaacGTCTGTCGACTGCGACTATGATTAAAGAATGGTGCTGACAGGAAGATCAAGGTCATTCGGATCAACGGCGACATGATTGCGGCAGACCAGTCCAACTATAACAAGATCAACGAGACTTCCGATGTGGCCTACCTATCCTGCGACGAACCCAAAGACGATTCATACATCCAACCCGAAAAGATGCTGTACCAATTGATGACCACCAAGCCTCACATCAGAGCCATCGTGCTCTACTCCACAAGTTACACCTGGTGTTCAATCAGCCATACCGGCGACCTCGAATACACCAGCATCCTGTCAATGGCCGACGGCGGAGAGGCCATGCAGGCGCTAAACTATCTCAACCGCAGCCGCGGTGAGAGCGTTAGAGTTTCCATCACGGGCAACACCACCGACGACAATGCCCAGGCAGATGAGGACTCAGGCAAGAACAATAACGCAGTCGCCATGAGTGTTCTGTACAGCATTACCGGCCTCATTACTGTCCTGTTTCTCGCTATTATCGCAACAGGCGCAATAAGAGCGCATCGATACCCTGAAAGATATGGTCCGCGAGGTGCGCTTGGTGGCCGACCCCGTCAAAGCCGAGCCAAGGGACTCGCCAGGGCTGTCCTCGACACCATCCCCATTGTGAAATTTGGGAACCAGACACCAG
This region includes:
- a CDS encoding Aminotran-1-2 domain-containing protein — its product is MTSVSNSRSPREFPRPAQRVAKQPEDVWSMINNAAAQSPVQPVVNMGQGFFGYNPPEFILNAAKNALDRVDANQYSPAKGRQSLRNALASHYSKSLERDLNPDTEVVITTGANEGILSAFMAFVEEGDEVIVFEPYFDQYISNIRMAGGVVRYVPLSPPADGDTETSSSGDWKLDMEKLKSTFSPKARMLVLNSPHNPVGKVFSTEELSAIGKLCVEHNTIIIADDVYDSLTYVPSKRMATLSPEIWNLTLTVGSAGKTFYATGWRIGFLIGPEHLVKYVAAAHMRICYSSPSPLQEACASAYQLAEGVGFWEKSRDEMQGKIKRFVQVLDELGLPYTDPQGGYFVLVNFSRLKFPEGYAFPSSVASRPRDFKLSWFLITELGLAAIPPSEFYLPENSHVAENFLRFAICKEDSVLEDAKERLRGLKKYLG
- a CDS encoding RING-type domain-containing protein, encoding MRPFMVPGIARKLSFLFLALTAVSVSVSAQQDVTTTAESEVPEWAKPRGMQLSLSTNPGLQFAVIPLTPNLGLNDTTGVVIDVIRINGDMIAADQSNYNKINETSDVAYLSCDEPKDDSYIQPEKMLYQLMTTKPHIRAIVLYSTSYTWCSISHTGDLEYTSILSMADGGEAMQALNYLNRSRGESVRVSITGNTTDDNAQADEDSGKNNNAVAMSVLYSITGLITVLFLAIIATGAIRAHRYPERYGPRGALGGRPRQSRAKGLARAVLDTIPIVKFGNQTPAKPDPELELEPTEGNDGATQRTASRLSEARRSDAAPVVGADNEPVSAGARAASSPEDAEGKDDDHLGCSICTEDFKVGEDVRVLPCQHQFHPACIDPWLINVSGTCPLCRYDLRPGKGHEGQNEATGDTSALPPPLALEGAENDASLASHRNRLSRIFDINRLREGTVEEQIDALRQMRAETNEAERQQATEAVDGESRGQSARFATKLKERFRIRTRAQSGEDRDSQG